One segment of Enterobacter ludwigii DNA contains the following:
- a CDS encoding DoxX family protein, whose product MKKLEDVGVLVARILMPVLFITAGWGKITGYAGTQQYMEAMGVPGFLLPLTILLEFGGGLAVLFGFLTRTTALFTAGFTLLTAFIFHSNFAEGVNSLMFMKNLTIAGGFLLLAITGPGAYSIDRVLNKKW is encoded by the coding sequence ATGAAAAAATTAGAAGATGTTGGTGTTCTGGTAGCGCGTATTCTGATGCCGGTTCTGTTTATCACCGCAGGCTGGGGCAAAATCACCGGTTATGCGGGCACGCAGCAATACATGGAAGCCATGGGTGTTCCCGGGTTCCTGCTGCCACTGACTATTCTCCTTGAGTTCGGCGGCGGCCTGGCGGTACTGTTCGGCTTCCTGACCCGCACCACGGCACTGTTTACCGCAGGCTTCACCCTGCTGACGGCGTTCATCTTCCACAGTAACTTTGCGGAAGGCGTGAACTCTCTGATGTTCATGAAAAACCTGACCATCGCGGGTGGCTTCCTGCTGCTGGCCATCACTGGCCCAGGCGCATACAGCATCGACCGCGTTCTGAATAAGAAGTGGTAA
- a CDS encoding glutathione S-transferase family protein — protein MGQLVDGVWQDVWYDTKSTGGRFKRSVSAFRNWLTADGAPGPSGEGGFAAEKDRYHLYVSLACPWAHRTLIVRKLKGLESLIPVSVVNPLMLENGWTFDSDFPAATGDDLYHHDFLYQLYLRADPHYTGRVTVPVLWDKKNQTIVSNESAEIIRMFNTAFDAHGARAGDYYPVELRDKIDELNSWIYDNVNNGVYKAGFATSQEAYDDAVGKVFESLERLEQILGQHRYLTGDRLTEADIRLWTTLVRFDPVYVTHFKCDKHRISDYLNLYGFLRDIYQMPGIAETVDFNHIRTHYFRSHKTINPTGIISVGPWQDLDEPHGRDVRFG, from the coding sequence ATGGGACAACTCGTAGACGGCGTCTGGCAGGATGTCTGGTATGACACCAAATCCACCGGGGGACGCTTCAAGCGCTCTGTTTCGGCCTTCCGTAACTGGCTAACCGCCGATGGCGCACCGGGCCCAAGCGGCGAAGGCGGCTTTGCGGCTGAGAAAGACCGTTATCATCTCTATGTTTCTCTGGCCTGCCCGTGGGCGCACCGCACGCTGATTGTGCGCAAGCTGAAAGGACTCGAATCCTTAATTCCGGTTTCGGTGGTCAACCCCCTGATGCTGGAAAACGGCTGGACGTTTGACAGTGATTTCCCGGCCGCCACCGGTGATGACCTCTACCACCACGATTTTCTCTATCAGCTCTATCTGCGCGCCGATCCGCACTACACCGGACGCGTGACCGTACCCGTGCTGTGGGACAAGAAAAACCAGACCATTGTCAGCAATGAGTCCGCAGAGATCATCCGCATGTTCAACACCGCGTTTGATGCCCACGGGGCCCGCGCCGGGGATTACTATCCGGTTGAGCTGCGCGATAAGATTGATGAGTTGAACAGCTGGATTTACGACAACGTGAATAACGGGGTCTACAAGGCCGGCTTTGCCACCAGCCAGGAAGCGTATGACGACGCGGTGGGAAAAGTGTTTGAATCGCTGGAGCGTCTTGAGCAGATCCTCGGCCAGCATCGCTACCTGACGGGCGACCGCCTGACGGAAGCAGACATTCGTCTGTGGACAACGCTGGTTCGCTTTGATCCTGTTTATGTCACCCACTTCAAGTGTGATAAACACCGCATCAGCGATTACCTGAACCTGTACGGTTTCCTGCGCGATATTTATCAGATGCCGGGCATTGCTGAAACGGTCGATTTCAACCATATCCGCACCCACTATTTCCGCAGCCATAAGACCATCAACCCGACGGGTATTATCTCGGTGGGCCCGTGGCAAGACCTGGATGAACCGCACGGTCGCGACGTGCGTTTCGGATAA